Proteins found in one Sporosarcina jeotgali genomic segment:
- a CDS encoding S-layer homology domain-containing protein: MAQQSKSYKKFVATAATATLVASAIVPVASANVTTSAFTDVPASYNEAVEFVVANNIAQGLTATQFGINSQIKRGDVAIMIAAAANLNDEKAPAAGFSDVPKRGALAINSLKAAGVISGKTTTKFGFEDNVTRGEAALMLQKAFKLEAGTTKNDFSDVSDRYDAAVDALVANKVTSGINAKQFGTQNNIKRGDFAKFLFALKELIEVPDVAADVTSVDATNQKTLMLKGAGLTGLKAADITVEGNGVASVTPVADGKSATVTLTGELAPNKATTVKVKLGEETKEFKVTYTFGPKAASVKSEVYDDDTANQRLTLMIDGVATDIDYLNTAGYEVKFTAYDKDMKPTTELFDGSTSSTTGKLKTIKKIGDYYVQAVVSKDSTILTSEMTKIEVRNLDNAATTSTELTLVNNANKDMEIDKTLVVGETAVIDSFYVGNGQTIVGVKNLKDVKVTSSNEAVLSVKDNEVTAVGLGTATITYKYGNATVTRDITVAGAKRVPTAVAAGAGVVKPIVGGFSTFKVAVTDQYGDDFLPTAGTVKVSFPQGVDFKTAPTTTFGTGVIQHTFDVAKGGQTGSVIYKDANDNVIGTLTLQTTEVNNKVSTMIKGGTFNGDNIINTFDERDTVANYTLKQYTSEGLFNGDISTADVAGYKVKFDSKIVTVNGNTNGEATLTNAKLEVKPANNKVSGTTNVVVYDKDGKLVDQVSVTVTSGAASIQTVNWKTAPTVNYIKQVNYKDVLDITPAAAGSDDVVNGIALNISPVNKVRIDNTGRLYLDKNDNGSYNPGTGVDSDEYLGTLYAYVTTNTKDMSNVGISNAVNGYVGLPVKAGSKGIITFAVRNDNNQAVLATKDVAVDVLPNAGTTPPVTPPVGNETIAITSATGIAQNQLGLEFLGAAEYNIAGTVANSTASEVVLTFTGADPTETVKTAVVDGKYNFKIAATELFGNFNKVTATITDKDGKAQTATSTITMTIN; encoded by the coding sequence ATGGCTCAACAATCAAAATCTTACAAAAAGTTTGTAGCAACTGCTGCAACAGCTACTTTGGTCGCTTCGGCAATCGTACCAGTGGCATCAGCTAACGTAACAACTTCTGCATTCACGGACGTACCTGCTTCTTATAATGAGGCTGTAGAATTCGTAGTAGCTAACAACATCGCACAAGGTCTAACTGCAACTCAATTTGGCATCAACAGCCAAATCAAACGCGGTGACGTTGCAATCATGATCGCTGCTGCAGCTAACTTGAATGATGAAAAAGCTCCAGCTGCTGGGTTCTCTGATGTACCTAAGCGCGGTGCTTTAGCAATCAACTCTTTGAAAGCTGCTGGAGTTATCAGCGGTAAAACAACTACTAAATTCGGCTTTGAAGACAACGTAACTCGCGGAGAAGCGGCTCTTATGCTTCAAAAAGCTTTCAAGCTTGAAGCTGGAACTACTAAAAATGATTTCTCTGATGTATCTGACCGTTATGATGCAGCAGTTGACGCTTTAGTTGCTAACAAAGTAACTAGCGGTATCAATGCTAAACAATTCGGTACACAAAACAACATCAAACGCGGAGACTTCGCTAAGTTCTTGTTCGCTCTTAAAGAGTTAATCGAAGTTCCAGACGTAGCAGCAGATGTTACTTCTGTTGACGCTACAAACCAAAAAACACTTATGCTTAAAGGTGCTGGCCTAACAGGACTTAAAGCTGCTGACATCACTGTTGAAGGTAACGGCGTTGCTTCTGTAACTCCAGTTGCTGACGGTAAATCAGCTACAGTAACTTTGACTGGTGAATTGGCACCTAACAAAGCAACGACTGTAAAAGTTAAATTGGGTGAAGAAACAAAAGAATTCAAAGTAACTTATACTTTCGGACCTAAAGCAGCTTCAGTTAAATCTGAAGTATATGACGACGATACTGCTAACCAGCGCTTGACTCTAATGATCGATGGCGTTGCTACTGACATCGATTACTTGAACACAGCTGGCTATGAAGTTAAGTTCACTGCTTATGATAAGGATATGAAACCGACAACTGAATTGTTTGACGGTTCTACTTCAAGCACGACAGGCAAATTGAAGACTATCAAAAAAATCGGTGATTACTATGTACAGGCAGTAGTTTCAAAAGACTCTACTATCCTAACATCTGAAATGACTAAAATCGAAGTCCGTAACTTGGATAACGCTGCAACGACTTCAACTGAGTTGACTTTGGTTAACAATGCAAACAAAGATATGGAAATTGACAAGACTTTGGTTGTTGGTGAAACAGCAGTCATCGACTCATTCTACGTTGGAAACGGCCAGACAATCGTCGGCGTTAAAAACCTTAAGGATGTAAAAGTAACTTCTTCTAACGAAGCAGTACTATCTGTTAAAGACAACGAAGTAACAGCTGTTGGTCTTGGAACTGCAACTATTACTTACAAATATGGTAACGCAACTGTAACTCGCGATATCACTGTTGCAGGTGCTAAGCGTGTACCTACAGCTGTAGCTGCAGGCGCTGGTGTTGTTAAACCAATCGTTGGTGGATTCTCAACATTCAAAGTAGCTGTAACTGACCAGTATGGTGACGACTTCCTTCCAACTGCTGGAACAGTAAAAGTATCATTCCCGCAAGGCGTTGACTTCAAGACTGCTCCGACTACTACATTCGGAACAGGCGTCATCCAGCACACATTCGATGTTGCTAAAGGCGGACAAACTGGATCTGTTATTTACAAGGATGCTAACGATAACGTCATCGGTACGTTGACTCTTCAAACTACTGAAGTGAACAACAAAGTATCAACAATGATTAAAGGCGGCACATTCAATGGAGATAACATCATCAACACATTCGATGAGCGTGACACAGTTGCTAACTATACTTTGAAGCAGTACACTTCTGAAGGATTATTCAATGGAGATATCAGCACTGCTGATGTCGCTGGCTACAAAGTGAAATTCGACAGCAAAATCGTAACTGTTAATGGCAACACAAATGGCGAAGCGACTCTTACAAACGCTAAGCTAGAAGTTAAGCCAGCTAACAACAAGGTTTCTGGAACTACAAACGTAGTTGTTTATGATAAGGACGGCAAGTTGGTTGACCAGGTATCTGTAACAGTAACTTCTGGTGCTGCTAGCATCCAAACTGTGAACTGGAAGACTGCTCCAACAGTTAACTACATCAAGCAAGTTAACTACAAAGACGTTCTTGATATCACACCGGCTGCTGCAGGTTCAGACGATGTTGTGAATGGTATTGCGTTGAACATCTCTCCAGTAAACAAAGTACGTATTGATAACACAGGTCGTCTTTACCTTGATAAGAACGACAACGGATCATACAACCCTGGAACAGGCGTTGACAGCGATGAGTACCTAGGAACTCTTTATGCTTATGTAACTACTAACACTAAAGACATGAGCAACGTTGGAATCAGCAATGCTGTAAATGGTTATGTTGGTCTTCCAGTTAAAGCTGGATCAAAAGGTATCATCACATTCGCAGTCCGCAATGACAACAACCAAGCTGTTCTTGCTACTAAAGATGTAGCTGTAGATGTATTGCCGAATGCTGGTACTACACCACCGGTAACACCACCAGTTGGAAATGAAACAATTGCTATCACTTCTGCAACAGGAATTGCACAAAACCAATTAGGTCTTGAGTTCCTTGGTGCTGCTGAATACAATATTGCTGGTACAGTTGCAAACTCTACTGCTTCAGAAGTAGTGTTGACATTCACTGGTGCTGATCCAACTGAAACAGTTAAAACTGCTGTTGTTGATGGAAAATACAATTTCAAAATTGCTGCTACTGAGTTATTTGGAAACTTTAATAAAGTAACTGCTACAATCACGGATAAAGATGGTAAAGCACAAACTGCTACATCTACCATCACTATGACAATTAACTAA
- a CDS encoding S-layer homology domain-containing protein → MKKALSLTLTAALAASALTPAAAFAAETPTAKTGLYNIETGVFYTTTQFKALTKVQQKAIIKDANFFIVSNGMVFKGLDLVLKTTTELTTAGQTQEAFQNEKKVTLTPQGTVLDKDGNVITKDPVAPGSVAVESVMAINAKQVEVKFSVAVDKTTAENEDLYFIQRTGDASPVKLSTVDATAVAELQEDGKTVVITTTNDIETSFSISGAATPFKFAVDGVKTAAKEAIEAKTFTISVSDSVAPTFVSASASAKTTTNNVTLKFSEPVVATSGVVKVNGVAASVAPGSNPTELTVTTGANLASGSTYEVELLNFKDFSGNFLTPNPVKTSVTVASNVTAPTISDVKVVRDNLVEVTFDKAMKTSSLSNTSVRLLDGNYTNIAPTNIVSVTPKANTSNRVFQITLDNTPALPFNNGVFTGTLVFTDSIEDSVGNTLNTTNRVVSISEDTTAPSVASASFKKADTTGATYGGVALTNGAVVVKFNEGVSKAVSTVGTLKLIDNNGNDVTSTYLTNAEMTAAQVNPNDNTELVIPLNTTITTAANISSFTLRLPSGVAADLSLATNSSNSSVNTFNVEAGTNTSGDTVKPVIVSATPAANNEIQVAVTEANLDNSSAINLNNYRLDGAPLPTGTYVTVTGTAPNYVIHLHLPAGSISKSRDYALNVSGIKDTAGNVASMFVDNTVALVDDVMPELKTASLNTNGSLTLGYTEALAGVIAATDLKVTLNGKVVDSAQLNLVAGTGGETGKDVLTVNQLVDQGANLAYGGGDDTLYIDVDGVAGYLAGTDILISTGSFTAAQNGVVYDLRNATTLKVGTETSPVTADGEGNALKGNTTITVK, encoded by the coding sequence ATGAAAAAAGCTTTATCGCTAACATTGACTGCTGCTTTGGCTGCATCGGCTTTAACACCTGCTGCCGCGTTTGCCGCTGAAACCCCAACTGCAAAAACTGGTCTTTACAATATTGAAACAGGAGTGTTTTACACTACTACTCAATTCAAAGCACTAACAAAAGTTCAACAAAAGGCTATTATTAAAGATGCTAATTTCTTTATCGTTTCTAATGGTATGGTTTTTAAAGGATTAGACTTAGTTCTTAAAACTACTACTGAACTTACAACTGCAGGTCAAACTCAAGAAGCTTTCCAAAATGAAAAGAAAGTTACTTTGACTCCTCAAGGTACAGTTCTTGATAAAGATGGAAATGTTATAACTAAAGATCCTGTAGCTCCAGGTTCTGTAGCAGTTGAATCTGTAATGGCGATTAACGCTAAACAAGTTGAAGTTAAGTTCAGCGTTGCAGTTGATAAAACAACTGCTGAGAATGAAGATTTATACTTTATTCAACGTACAGGTGATGCTTCACCGGTTAAATTATCTACTGTAGATGCAACAGCTGTTGCTGAACTACAAGAAGATGGTAAAACTGTAGTAATTACTACGACTAATGATATCGAAACTTCATTCTCTATCAGTGGTGCTGCAACTCCATTTAAATTCGCAGTTGATGGAGTGAAAACTGCTGCTAAGGAAGCAATTGAAGCAAAAACTTTCACTATCTCTGTAAGTGACAGTGTAGCTCCTACTTTTGTATCTGCTTCTGCTTCAGCAAAAACAACTACAAACAACGTTACTTTGAAATTCAGTGAGCCAGTTGTAGCAACGTCTGGTGTTGTAAAAGTAAACGGTGTAGCGGCATCTGTTGCTCCAGGAAGCAACCCGACTGAATTAACAGTTACAACTGGTGCAAACCTTGCTTCAGGGTCAACTTATGAAGTTGAGTTATTGAACTTCAAAGATTTTTCTGGAAACTTCTTGACTCCAAACCCAGTGAAAACTTCTGTTACAGTTGCTTCTAACGTTACAGCTCCAACTATTAGCGATGTGAAGGTTGTTAGAGATAATCTAGTGGAAGTAACTTTTGACAAAGCTATGAAAACATCATCTCTAAGTAATACTTCTGTACGTTTACTAGATGGAAATTACACTAACATTGCTCCAACAAACATTGTTTCTGTAACACCAAAAGCTAATACTAGCAACCGTGTATTCCAAATCACTCTAGATAATACACCTGCTTTACCATTCAATAATGGTGTATTTACTGGAACTCTAGTATTCACAGATTCTATTGAAGATTCTGTTGGAAACACTTTAAATACTACTAACCGTGTAGTTTCTATATCTGAAGATACTACAGCTCCTTCTGTTGCATCTGCAAGCTTCAAAAAAGCAGATACTACTGGAGCAACTTATGGAGGAGTTGCATTAACAAACGGTGCTGTTGTTGTTAAATTCAACGAAGGAGTTTCTAAAGCTGTTTCAACAGTTGGAACTCTTAAATTAATTGATAATAATGGTAACGATGTTACTTCAACTTATTTAACAAATGCAGAAATGACAGCTGCTCAAGTAAACCCTAATGATAATACTGAGTTAGTTATTCCATTAAATACAACTATAACTACTGCAGCAAACATTTCTTCATTCACTTTGCGTTTACCAAGTGGGGTAGCTGCTGACCTATCCCTTGCAACTAACAGCAGTAACTCTTCAGTAAACACATTTAATGTAGAAGCTGGCACGAACACTTCTGGTGACACAGTAAAACCAGTTATCGTTTCTGCTACTCCTGCTGCAAACAATGAAATTCAAGTTGCTGTAACTGAAGCTAATCTTGATAACTCAAGTGCAATCAACTTAAACAACTATCGTTTGGATGGAGCTCCACTTCCAACAGGTACTTATGTAACTGTTACTGGAACTGCTCCTAACTATGTAATTCACTTACATTTACCAGCTGGTTCTATCTCTAAATCAAGAGACTACGCTCTAAATGTATCTGGTATTAAAGATACTGCTGGCAATGTGGCTAGTATGTTTGTGGATAACACAGTTGCTTTAGTTGACGATGTTATGCCTGAGCTTAAAACTGCTTCACTAAACACTAACGGGTCTTTAACTTTAGGTTACACTGAAGCATTAGCGGGTGTTATTGCAGCTACTGACCTAAAAGTAACTCTAAACGGTAAAGTTGTAGACTCTGCACAACTTAACCTTGTTGCTGGTACTGGTGGGGAAACAGGTAAAGATGTATTAACTGTTAACCAATTAGTAGACCAAGGTGCGAATTTAGCTTACGGTGGTGGAGATGATACGCTTTACATCGATGTAGATGGTGTGGCTGGATACCTTGCAGGTACAGATATCCTAATCTCTACTGGTTCATTCACAGCAGCACAAAATGGAGTCGTATATGACTTGAGAAATGCAACAACTCTTAAAGTCGGTACTGAAACTTCTCCTGTAACTGCTGATGGTGAAGGAAATGCATTAAAGGGTAACACTACTATTACAGTTAAGTAA
- a CDS encoding integrase core domain-containing protein: protein MNIYMLKVHIIEWMRHLVHFILLYFKSSQAVRMENIALRSQLALYVQRYEKEKLPSPTPTSVFRQLWVFLSKYLGNWKGLILVVQPATVIGWHRTAFKFYWRKKSKKLGRPTISPATIHLIKRIHKDNPLLSPEKIHERLLALGIEKTPAPNTIAKYLPTTKKPPSQRQLQSWKTFLSNHHHELWATDFFTIPTLKFQVLYGLLIINHQSREIVFFGVTTNPTAEWTIQQFRNATPFGKVPKYLLHDNDPIFRSKAFQSFLQSSAIVSKKTAYRSPWQNAYAERAIGIVKRELLDHIIPLNDRHLHSLLREYISYYNNHRTHQGINGKTPITSLAYLPSSVEETKLESTSLLNGLYHSYKKTG from the coding sequence ATGAATATCTATATGCTTAAAGTCCACATAATAGAATGGATGCGCCATCTAGTTCACTTTATACTACTCTATTTCAAATCATCACAGGCAGTTCGTATGGAAAACATCGCTCTTAGAAGCCAGCTCGCGTTGTACGTTCAACGCTATGAGAAAGAAAAATTACCATCCCCTACGCCGACTTCGGTATTCCGGCAACTCTGGGTATTTCTTTCAAAGTATTTAGGTAACTGGAAAGGGCTGATCCTAGTTGTGCAACCGGCAACTGTCATCGGGTGGCATCGGACCGCCTTCAAATTTTATTGGCGAAAGAAATCGAAGAAATTAGGCAGACCTACCATTTCACCTGCGACCATCCACTTGATTAAACGTATACATAAGGACAACCCATTATTGTCACCGGAGAAAATTCATGAAAGGTTACTTGCTTTAGGGATTGAAAAGACGCCAGCTCCTAACACGATCGCCAAATACTTACCGACCACCAAGAAGCCACCTTCTCAAAGACAGCTGCAATCCTGGAAGACGTTCTTAAGCAATCATCATCACGAGTTGTGGGCGACTGATTTCTTCACCATTCCCACATTAAAATTCCAAGTGCTGTATGGGTTGCTCATCATTAACCATCAAAGCCGGGAAATTGTCTTCTTTGGAGTTACCACTAATCCAACAGCTGAATGGACCATCCAACAATTCCGAAACGCAACACCTTTCGGCAAAGTCCCCAAGTATTTGTTACATGACAACGACCCAATTTTCCGTTCAAAAGCGTTTCAATCATTTCTACAATCATCGGCAATCGTTTCGAAGAAAACCGCCTATCGATCACCCTGGCAAAATGCGTACGCTGAAAGAGCCATTGGAATAGTGAAGAGAGAACTGTTGGATCATATCATCCCACTCAATGACAGGCATCTACATTCACTGTTACGGGAATACATCAGCTATTACAACAATCATCGAACACATCAAGGCATTAATGGCAAAACGCCAATTACTTCACTTGCCTATCTACCGTCCTCAGTAGAAGAAACAAAACTGGAATCAACATCTCTATTAAACGGTCTTTATCACTCTTACAAAAAAACTGGTTAA
- a CDS encoding replication-relaxation family protein, protein MSSFSTYNLSDRSNELLKLLHLYRGMTAKQLAKFVFNVKELSTSQEKSIYNYLSALRKRNLVTSYRSTNQLRGSSIFYLSQWGYNYTLDLLDIGLGQSNDGWLPAGTEESSSSEFSYELYTPPLKQLDHHLQLIDFFISIHIFEEENYFSYEVKHRNNLYAAKKFKVDGKVSRYRPDAEILLNGNLFTIEIDRGTESHEQLCAKFETYKKYLELQQDKECLRGIIFVVESKVRNHGVRRRWENILGAFLKVLYKFKKNIKLILTTSDSIEETLLHELNRENYYNRLQYFVDQWNVEYEEIKQLKLGNGTKSNFFIGQSGNKAQLYFAGISGCFDSTFLVEYLSNCNLIPKIEETLRMKGLKSSGVSVIVFTPSSQHPHIPLNLDTFNLNKTITVPLAKISETIEYSCIETYLKIPDHFYKEDVFYE, encoded by the coding sequence GTGTCATCATTTAGCACTTACAACTTATCAGATAGATCCAATGAATTACTTAAATTACTTCATCTATATCGAGGTATGACCGCGAAACAATTAGCTAAGTTCGTGTTTAACGTGAAAGAACTAAGTACTTCTCAGGAAAAATCTATATATAATTATTTATCAGCTTTGCGTAAGCGAAACTTGGTTACTTCTTATCGCTCTACAAATCAACTTAGAGGCTCTTCTATTTTCTATTTATCCCAATGGGGCTACAACTACACATTAGACTTACTAGATATTGGATTAGGTCAGTCGAATGATGGTTGGTTACCGGCAGGAACCGAAGAGAGCTCCAGTTCAGAGTTTTCATACGAACTGTATACACCTCCCTTGAAGCAACTCGACCACCATTTGCAACTGATAGACTTTTTCATAAGTATTCATATTTTTGAGGAAGAAAACTATTTTAGCTATGAAGTTAAACATCGGAATAATTTATATGCGGCTAAGAAATTCAAAGTAGATGGAAAGGTAAGCAGATATAGACCAGATGCTGAAATCTTATTAAATGGGAATTTGTTTACCATTGAAATCGATCGAGGTACTGAGAGTCACGAGCAACTCTGTGCGAAGTTTGAGACTTATAAAAAATATCTAGAGTTGCAGCAGGATAAGGAGTGTCTTAGAGGAATAATTTTTGTAGTAGAGTCGAAGGTTAGAAATCACGGTGTTAGGAGAAGGTGGGAAAATATTTTAGGTGCATTCTTAAAAGTACTATATAAGTTTAAGAAAAATATCAAATTAATTTTAACAACGTCAGACAGTATTGAAGAAACTCTATTACATGAACTTAATCGTGAGAATTATTATAACCGTCTACAATACTTTGTCGACCAATGGAACGTGGAATATGAAGAGATTAAGCAATTGAAGCTGGGGAACGGAACAAAAAGTAACTTCTTTATAGGACAATCAGGTAATAAAGCGCAACTATATTTTGCAGGGATCTCTGGATGTTTTGACAGTACATTCTTAGTAGAATATTTAAGTAACTGTAATTTAATACCTAAAATTGAAGAGACCTTAAGAATGAAAGGATTAAAATCATCTGGCGTTAGTGTTATCGTTTTTACACCTTCAAGTCAGCATCCCCATATACCTTTGAATCTAGATACTTTCAATTTGAATAAAACAATTACAGTTCCATTGGCTAAAATATCTGAAACCATTGAGTATTCTTGTATAGAAACTTATTTAAAAATTCCAGATCATTTTTATAAAGAAGATGTTTTCTATGAATAG
- a CDS encoding bifunctional DNA primase/polymerase, which yields MENNIMVDEALNLLELQLVPMPLNGKRPLIKNWPNRFVKCGISKEDILHGIEVGNRKVVTYANKNIGILTGAISKCIVVDVDDMILLERLREYGDLPETWMVKTGRGIHIYFDYDPEVASMKLWGGIDILSDKKQCVAPPSKNTKGGYYEWILSPNCVKKAKIPEWFKMLLAQHRTILPSPSVYLNDEKNNRQNDNGINLRSIHWLAHLTKHTSNIKGKEWVSCRCPFHDDRNNSFSFHVHTGSWSCFAGCGKGNGIQFLQRIYNISKSEVWQLLKEQNRDG from the coding sequence GTGGAAAACAACATAATGGTTGATGAAGCATTAAATCTACTGGAATTGCAACTAGTACCAATGCCATTGAATGGTAAAAGACCACTCATAAAGAATTGGCCAAATAGGTTTGTGAAATGCGGGATAAGTAAAGAAGATATCCTTCATGGGATTGAAGTTGGAAATCGTAAAGTGGTCACATACGCAAACAAAAACATCGGAATTCTTACAGGAGCAATATCAAAATGTATTGTGGTTGATGTAGATGACATGATACTACTAGAAAGGTTAAGGGAGTACGGAGATCTACCAGAGACTTGGATGGTGAAAACTGGGAGAGGTATTCATATCTATTTTGATTACGACCCAGAAGTTGCTTCAATGAAATTGTGGGGTGGAATTGATATCTTATCAGATAAAAAACAATGTGTAGCACCGCCATCCAAAAATACAAAAGGGGGATACTATGAGTGGATACTCTCCCCCAATTGTGTCAAGAAGGCAAAAATACCAGAGTGGTTTAAAATGTTGTTGGCGCAACATAGAACTATCCTACCTTCCCCATCAGTATATCTGAATGACGAAAAGAATAATAGACAGAATGATAATGGCATCAATCTGAGATCTATTCATTGGCTAGCGCATTTAACTAAACATACATCTAATATTAAGGGAAAGGAATGGGTAAGTTGCAGATGTCCTTTTCACGATGATCGAAATAACTCCTTTAGCTTTCACGTTCATACAGGCAGTTGGTCATGCTTTGCGGGTTGTGGAAAGGGAAATGGAATTCAGTTTCTGCAAAGGATTTATAATATTTCGAAAAGTGAAGTGTGGCAATTGTTAAAGGAGCAAAATCGTGATGGATGA
- a CDS encoding tyrosine-type recombinase/integrase, translating into MTYEEVSEAYLQSIKIRGFSKETCRGYMRDLKQFEVFIIEHFNGSVYIDEISMNDVEKYMHYLTEERKLKPRSRNRYLSSLNSMFTYALKNEWVEKNPAALIDAAKVIEQQKDSLSEEEIDQLLKAVEKPILRMAILLMAKTGMRINEVVELKTSAVDLELDVIHVIEAKGGKYRKLPLAKSLKPEIIEYLETVRKSDSEYFFATTKTGRLSAQYVNLTIKKTGKLIGIEKKVTNHTLRRSFATNLLKRDVNIVVIQKLLGHASLRTTSIYLNVMTVDLRNAVDLLE; encoded by the coding sequence ATGACTTATGAAGAGGTTTCAGAAGCCTATTTACAATCTATCAAGATCAGGGGCTTTAGTAAAGAAACCTGTAGAGGCTATATGAGAGACTTAAAACAATTTGAAGTATTCATTATTGAACACTTTAATGGCTCTGTCTACATTGATGAAATTTCTATGAATGATGTTGAGAAGTATATGCACTATTTGACGGAAGAAAGGAAGTTGAAACCTCGTAGTAGGAACAGGTACTTATCCAGTCTTAATTCCATGTTTACGTATGCACTCAAGAATGAGTGGGTCGAAAAAAATCCAGCGGCATTAATTGATGCAGCGAAAGTGATTGAACAGCAAAAAGATTCATTAAGCGAAGAAGAAATCGATCAGCTGTTAAAAGCTGTGGAAAAACCGATTTTAAGAATGGCGATATTGTTAATGGCCAAAACAGGTATGAGGATAAATGAGGTAGTTGAGTTGAAAACATCAGCAGTTGATTTGGAGTTAGATGTAATTCATGTGATTGAAGCAAAAGGAGGGAAGTATAGAAAATTACCTCTAGCAAAATCTCTGAAGCCGGAGATTATTGAGTATTTAGAAACTGTTAGAAAATCTGATTCAGAATATTTTTTTGCAACTACAAAAACAGGACGATTATCAGCGCAGTACGTCAATCTTACGATAAAGAAAACAGGCAAATTAATCGGCATTGAAAAGAAAGTTACCAATCATACACTCCGACGAAGTTTTGCGACAAACCTATTGAAACGTGATGTTAATATAGTTGTCATTCAAAAACTACTAGGACATGCGAGCTTACGGACCACTAGCATATATTTAAACGTGATGACAGTTGACTTGCGCAATGCGGTTGACTTATTAGAGTAA
- a CDS encoding tyrosine-type recombinase/integrase: MKNLDLVNSFSNYLTEEAKDKKTVSVYKHIAFEFCEWLGSEDKVLSAKPITIKDYITHLRHEKMLSAVTVNKYIAALKSLYIYVEDSGRLKLNPMIRIKRIAVSENFSEDNKWLSYKEQDRFLAFAELEPNEWLRIRNAAIIDLMLYTGLRVQEVSDLIMEDISPEGKNIRIIIRDGKKAKYAVVKLVHKHANNLKKWMKLRKQSSKQIHIDSVYLFVSERSDKLNVRSIHKFIQKYGMLAGMESVSPHRFRHSFCKNLARQGTPIEIIRRLARHEKIETTAIYIDPSGEELIVALNKM; the protein is encoded by the coding sequence GTGAAGAATTTGGATCTTGTAAATTCATTCTCGAATTATTTAACTGAGGAAGCAAAAGACAAGAAGACGGTTAGCGTCTATAAGCATATTGCATTTGAGTTTTGTGAATGGTTAGGTAGCGAAGATAAAGTTTTGTCGGCAAAGCCAATTACTATTAAGGATTATATAACGCATCTACGACATGAGAAGATGTTAAGTGCAGTAACGGTAAATAAATACATTGCTGCATTGAAATCTTTATACATTTACGTTGAAGACTCGGGACGCTTAAAGCTCAATCCAATGATCCGCATCAAACGGATTGCTGTATCAGAAAACTTTAGTGAAGACAACAAGTGGCTCTCGTATAAAGAGCAGGATCGTTTTCTAGCTTTTGCTGAACTTGAACCAAATGAATGGTTGCGTATTCGTAATGCTGCCATTATAGATTTGATGTTGTATACAGGCTTACGGGTTCAGGAGGTATCTGATTTAATCATGGAAGATATATCTCCTGAAGGAAAGAATATAAGAATAATCATTCGAGATGGAAAGAAAGCAAAGTATGCCGTAGTAAAGCTAGTCCATAAGCATGCTAATAATTTAAAAAAGTGGATGAAGCTTAGAAAGCAATCCTCAAAGCAAATCCACATAGATTCAGTTTACCTTTTTGTATCAGAGCGTTCCGATAAGTTAAACGTGAGAAGTATACACAAATTCATACAGAAGTACGGAATGCTAGCAGGAATGGAATCAGTTTCTCCACATCGTTTTCGACATAGTTTTTGCAAAAACCTTGCAAGGCAAGGAACCCCGATAGAAATCATTCGACGATTAGCAAGACATGAAAAAATAGAAACAACTGCTATTTATATTGATCCGTCAGGAGAAGAGTTGATTGTAGCGCTAAATAAAATGTGA